The Mercenaria mercenaria strain notata chromosome 6, MADL_Memer_1, whole genome shotgun sequence genome contains the following window.
ACTAGAGTTTGTTTAGTAATGTTCTTTAAGATTGTCCTTGTAGGAGTTATATAGCCGGAAAAGAATGTATTAATCTAGCTGATTCAAGAACAAGGCATGGACATGGTAAAATATGCAGCTTCAGTTACATTTACACGTCCAAAGATTCTTTTTTTCTAGAAGGGTAGGTAATTGGAACATGTTGCTCGCTGTCGCACACACAACAGCTGCAGTTGACCCCTTCAAAGCTTTTGTCACTGCCTGTTCTAATCTTTGCCCTCAATCTTTAAACATCTTCCAGTGGAACTTTACATAGAGTTTTGTTTAGCAAAATtaattaatatcaattttattatcaAGCTTCGTACAAATAACGTTGACTTTTTGgaatttgcaatatataaataatttattgatGCAACTGTTGTATATTTGCCCTCTGTAAAATTTAGCTGAGTTCTGATATTGTATATTTTCCGAAAATGATCATGCAGAGCTGACAACTTGATATATCAATAACCACATGATAGCTATTTAAATATAATGAAGCATTCAAAACGCAGTCTGTGTAAATGAAGTAGAAATTTGGGTGCATACCTATTTGCTCcttctttgaaatataaaataagataATGCTTTCCTTAAAGATATAACACCTTGTCCATACAAagaatatcaaaaagaaatatatgcaTAGAAAGCTTtctattcaaataaaataattctCAAGACTTGAATGATTTAAACAACGGTAAATTCTGTTAAGTTGTATTCTTATTTCGGATCACACtaggggcattgaattcttcatgtgataaaACCATctagctagcttacggaaggtcgatggttctacccatatgcccgctcgtgacgaaataatgcacggaggggcacctggggtcttccttcaccagcaaagctggaaagtcgcaatatgaccgaTAATTATGTCgacgcgacgttaaacccaacgcaataaataaatatatcggatcattttttctacaatgtagaagtTGATTAACCAccaattttcaaaacttcaggttatattttgaaaattaggaaaaagaaaattatcaatttGCATTGTTTTGAGAAAAGTTTATAAAACGATACATTGGCAAAGTATTCACCTGCTACCTCTCGAAAgtacaaacaaattatattttattcaaacttgaagaAATCTGGATTCCCTTTGTATTTCTTGCCTAGCTCTTGCATTCCATCCACTAAAAGAAACGAAACACACATATTATTTTCAAAGTCGTCTCTTCCGTAACCTTTTAACTGTAAATTTCCAGCACTGACCATCGAGATCGCTGAAACCGTTTTTGATTCTAAATCTAGCATACAAACAATTGATCCACTGTCGCCTTGCTCGGCAAATATAGCACAACCGTTCTGGGAAATCTCTAAAGCATGTTCGTCTCTAAATTGATTTGCTTCATTAAAAGACATATCACACGATATTCCACAAGCACCAGCCTCAAGTTGCAGATTTTTGATACCGGGGGCCACTGAGCGTAATTCTTTTGACTCACTTTTTCTCGTGTTTGACGGTGAATTACGCCGACTGTCTAACCCACGGTACGATTGGTCTGATTCACAACCGCGATCAGTTAACATTACATGTGATCGTGTTGCCGTTTCGTCATTAGAGTCATTTGTCTGAGGTAAATTCCCAATGTCACCATTCACCAGCTCAAGTGCCTTTTCTTCTATGTCTTTTTCGTCATCTGCTGGCAAAGGTTCTATAAGAATGAGGTGTTCCGGCAACTTTTTCACAGCAACGTTATAGTCAGCTGAAGCAATTATTCCTTTGTAATTCCTGTCTTCGCGCCTGACTTAAATACAAAGCTTTCAGACAGCTCTTTCCTCGATTTATTCACTACATGTGCCGGCTTAATTTGTCCAATATCATCCTTTAATGAAAAATTGCAGTGCATTGTAACATCGGAGTACACCATAACAGCTGCAATATCAATATGGTGGAGACTACCTTCCGATGGTAGTACACATAGATTATCTTGACTCTTGCCGAAACGCTTGTATGTCTGTCCTCTCTTTTGGACCATCACATTCAATTTCGTTTTGGGCTTTGGGTTTACAACATGTGCAGATGTTAGTCCGTAATGTTTATTGTCTCGTCCTTTAACGAAGCAACCTAACGTACCCTCACGAATGTTGTCATAGTTATCCGGGAAAGGGCAACGTAATGTGTCACCCTGCTCATAAAAGTTGTTTGCCATTCGTTTCGGTTTCATGCTAACTTCCTTTATAACATACGGATGTTGAAACTGACACTCATTCATAATTGTAGTTATTTCTTCTCTGACATTAGAACTATCTTCGGCGTTACTTTTGTCTAAATGGATCTCCAGCTGACCGTAAAGTGTACCAATGGCGTACACCCCTTCCAATCTGTATAAGGGAGATAAAATGCAATTAGAATTGTTCAGTTACACATGTACACATTTTCTTTTGGCTATCTTTCATTGGTCCTTGggtggcctccgtggccgagtggctatggtcactgacttcgaatcacttgcctctcgacgatgggttcgagcctcactcgaggcgttgaattattcatgtgataaagccatccagctggcttacagacggtcggtggttctacacaggtgcccgctcttggtgaaataatgcacagaggggcacctggggtcttcctccaccatcaaagctggcaaatagccatatgacctataatcgtgtcggtgcgacgttaatccaacaaaacaaattcATTAGTAGTTTAAAAAATTGTGTAATGCAAAGAAAAATGCATGACTGAATTTAATAACAGTTTTTTATTTGCTAATAATAAGAAAGTATAAATACCAAAAGTTGACCtttattattacatgtaattGTGTAGTCACATGCATTTTTATATCAGTGCGTGATACTTACGCGGAAGACGTAAGGTGGTGTACAATAATTTCAATATGAAATCTTCAAAGATTTGTATCAAAGCCTTGAAACAAAAATGATGACGGGTATGACACATTATTCCATTTAGTGATCTAAAATATATGTACACATATGTACTAtgatcagttttgttttatctctTTAGAGGCCGttcaaaaatgtacaatttataaACTTTCTAAAGTGTTTAgagaataaaatttcataaagcgtTATACGCCACCTTTAGTAAAAAAAACTAACTATATCAGATATATCAGCGCGCATTCTACGTACGTTAAAACATTTTCCCGCAGTTGGTCTGCAATGTCTGGAGCGGAAAAGTCTGGTTCATCTTGGGACTGTAATTGTACAACTGTTTGACGCATGTAGCCTTTTATTTCGTACATCATCTTTCtcattatatttgtcaaatagtGCATTGCAGAAAGCTTTTTCTCCGCATTTGTGACTTCACCAGCTAAATCATTTTGGAGATAATATACCAAGTAGTCAAAACTATGAGATTTTGTTTGTGTGTCACTCATAGAAGTTGAAGGAGTTGATGGTGTCTTGTAGACCTCGAAGTAGTATTTCGCCAGTTTAGACAAATGGTAGCGGGTATTTTTGGAGACATTTTCACGCAAGCTCTTTTCAAAGTTTACCTCTTGAAGCAATTTATTACACATCCACAACTGCAAGTTATGCTTTGTTGCCATTTCGGGTACGACTGCACATCTTATAATACTGGATAATTTACATATCACTTGGTCGAGAAAGACCTCCTCAGTCGCTGCTTTACGTCTCATGTCATAAAGACTGTGTCCATTTCCAAGGAAGTCTTGCACTGCTTTGACACAAGCTTTTGTCTTCAATATATCCAGATTCTCTTGGTCGTAGTGCCTGTCAACCCTTACAAATCGTTGAAGGTACGAAGAGATTTTAACTAAACCATCAACTATCCGACTTTCGAGTAATTCCGATATTTTGTTCTGAAGAGTGAATGCATTTTTTCCAATAATTATGTTTTCGGGAGCAATTCCTTTATAGCCATGTGCTTCATTGACTCTTGTGGAAACTTGTAGTAGAGCTTCGATGACATTATTCTCTGAGGAATCAGGACATGTGTCGCAGTAACATACAACAAAATCTAAGCTTTGTTTACCTTCTAAATACTTGGTGGCTTGATTAAACATATCTTCAACATCCTTATTAAAAGAAAGCaattaatgatttatcatttatcaaaaaaagaaaaaaaattatatgccaATATTCATGTTTGTTTAGATATACTTTAAATTACACAGTTGTATGCTAGAGTTGAAAGTAATAAATGTGTAAGCTACGAATTCTGATATTTGACTCTCAATTTACACCTTATCGACGTGATATATACGACAGACATAGAAACTGTACATATATTGACAGCTATAATTGCAAAGTATGTACCTGTAAACTATTTTCATCTGTGTCATTCAGTCGTGCGTGACAAATAAGCACATTTATTCCACATTCTGGCTTATCATCTATTTCATATCCGGAGTCAGCAAACTCGCTAGAGCGAATGTCGTCTTTTCCGAAAACAGTGACAGTTAATGACTTTTTAAGCGCATTGTTTAGTTTTTCAATGTCGGACAGTACATTCGGATCATTGTAAGTAGATGGGAAAGCTCCTGAATCAAACACATGTTATATAAATGAGCAAATTCGTTGATTTGGTATCGCCAATCAAAAAAGCtatattctttgaaaaaaaaaagaaatttttatttcattataactgtataatataatgtaaaaaaaggGAATATATTTGAATAGGATATAACCGCATTTGAcatcatttataacaaaatttagATTTCCTCTTATTACTACCTACCGTCAAATAAAGAGTCTAATACTTtcacatgaaattaaaaagtaagtatATTTATCATGAAGTTTAAATGGGGTGTTGAAGAGTTAACCTTTACAAATCACAATTGAATGTACAAGAAAACATGTTTCAATTGTGCCCGCTAGAGGGCCAAGCAAAACCGAACGTCAAACAGTTTGAGCCTTGGATTTCCGTTCTCACACACCAGAGGTCTACCATAGTTTCCTAGTCtggggattttgacgaacctctgatagatgaaaatgtttatttcatgtaGGCTCCATATCTCTCTAAACCCTTTAAAGAATAATTATGAAACTTTGGTGGAATTTTAATTTCATCACAATCATGGGCATATCCTGTTTTCAAAGTAGAAAGAAAAACCGTGTCAGCTCGATAACACTTTTTTTacttatatattgaaatttaacaTGGCCACCAAGTTTGAGATTGCATATGGGACGACCCGGCTGCCATAATTACTATGTTAAAAAAGTAAGTATAGTCACGCGTGCTTTCACTGCCTACAAGACCATTATTTCTTTATCATAATTTCAGATACAACCAAGACATTTCTTTATCTAATATAAGTGTCacacattttgaaatcaatataACTGCTGacgtttataaattttcattttaagctTGTTTGCAAATATTATGATAAGATAACCTTACCTGTCAGTGTTCTAAATCTTCTATGAAGATCAACAAAACGCCTTTGAAAGAAATGCACCCTTGGATATACCTCCCACGTGGAAAAAACGTGAGAATACCGATTTATGATGGCACTCATCTACAAAAGTTAAAACTTTTGCATTCATGTGCAAATTGACATACACAGTTAAAACATATTGAGATTAAATCCTCTCAGTATTTGTTCTCTAAAGATAGTAGGTTTTGTGTAcaagcaaaatttaatgtaaaatgtaaaggaatttgATAATCGTTACTGACACTTTCTACAGACTCATAATATCCCacaacataaatttgataaaactataaaaaataaaatacatagaaagAATACAATCCTCACGGCAAACTATACAAAACCTTGAACATCGTATATGCTCAGAAACTACACTGACTTTTGCTGTTTACtactaaaaaaatatatttaatcattAAGAAAAAGTAGGCAATGCCTTTAATAAAAGGTCACCTCGTTCGGAATATTTTACGACCAAAACGACTAGTACCTCTACAATGTTCAGATGTCCATATTAATTGCGTAGAAGATAATAATCTTCTTTTGATCCAGCTTTCCCGTAACAAGACTTTCGTTGATTTCACATTAATTTAAATACCATTGCTACTATGTACTATTCTTAAGAACTCCGGGAAAGATGATAGgaacttatttttaaattttcaaaatacctttataacttttgaatatgttgaaaaaaataacagttaTAATTTGCGGCGTATTGATAAACCATTTTTGAcataagtttgttttaaaattcaattttgactTTATAAATGAATTGATCGttataaaatattcaagataTCTTAGTTTACATAAAAGCAACTTGGAAAAATACTTTTTGGGTTATATATCTAACATATTAAAAATAACTACTAAGCTCAAACAGAGGTAACTTCCATTCTGTGAATCTTGCAAAAATAATCCGGGAAAAACagtaacatatttctccaggaaGTCCGAgtgttataaatgtttaaaaatgtgtatgCAACACTTTCAAACTAAAGTAAATGTGGAACTGTTACAATTACAAAATTGAGTCATAATTCAAAAAGGGgataaaaattaatcattttaattaGTATGAACAGATCTATGCAAATGTTAGTTACACAACTAAAACATCCATAGAGAAATACTTTTTCGAATTGAATTTTAATATTTCCTACAGAATAGGATGTTGACAGTCACCGGAATTGTGATTTACGACAAAATGTGTTGTTCCAAACAGAACACCCTCTCTTGAGTGTCTGAACAAAGTAAAAACAAGGCTGCCTAAAGCACAAATTCAACAAAGGGAGGTATCAAACACTTTACTTGAACCTTCATCAATGTAATAGttaatcttttaatttttttctcaagtCTGCCCGCTTAGTCAAGACGTaatatattttgacatacctCTGTTTATAACTTCATTAATTTTGTCAAGAAGCCATTTGGTTTCGCAATAAATCACAGCAATAATCTATGGCTTATTTGAACAAAATCCTGCAAGGGAACAAGAAAGAATTAGTTAGGGATGATACTTCGACGAATTCAAAGGTATGACGATTAAATaattaaatgtgttttgtttATGAGCATACTATCAAAAAACTGGCATAAATGTTATCGGTGAATAATAGTAACTTAACGAATGGCTTACAggccaatagtcaaaactgttgcaCAAGGTCCGAAGGACCGTTCGCCAGTTATGACTACTGACTGACAAGCCATTAAATAAGTGTATGACAACATGACATCAAAAATCTTCAATTTATGACTTTAGCCCAGCAAtatttagtgatgaatatagacCGGTCATATAGTACAACTATTGACCGGCTACTTATATAAGGATTCATACAGCAATGGAGGAATATCGTGTATTATCCCTATATCAAAGTTACACTATTTTACTTAACTATGATGTTTTCCCTTTCTTATTTACTACTAGCATTTTCATTGTCTTGAACCACGTTTATCATTTGTACTAATGTTCTTAAATATTGCATATTGTTGAGGTCCGAGGAGGTGGATTTCCgctaccgtcaatgaacaggttcaatcaaaccgagcaacATTTGTATTTGTGCTGTGTTGAGCGATGTAATAATAATGTTTCTCCACTTTTTCTatagcagcgttgtttgtgccttgtggcggccgtaaaatgtcgcccatTACtttcagagctgttatatttctatCTGTTCTGATCGTTCAGCACGGCATTTATGATGTAAAAGTGTACTGTTTCGTTTTTCAGCTTGAAAATTTCGGCTTGTGCGTTTCCAATACACCCGCTTTAATAGCATTGGATATTGTTTAAACGCCCCTTGAATATAGGGTCTGCTTTTTACTTTTATGTTTCAACAGTTTTTGTAATCTGTCGGTGtatctaaattgtatttttgtaatcgacgtataaatgttaaatgttgaattctgccaAACCCGGGTCAGAGGGCGTCGACGTAAGCTTGTATTTCCACTACGGAGCGACCTGTGGCTTTCCACTATTTCTATGTTATAAGAAACAGCAAGACTAGTGAAGGATTATGAACTACTAATAAATATTGGATATAGAACATTAAGGACATTTGGCTGTGGAAACATATGCGCCTATTTTACAATAAGGGATAGTTTTCGCAGAcatttcatttctaattgaacTTATATTTTAACTGGTTCTGTACATGCTAAAGTAGTTGCACCTTAGTCGTACAAACTAATATCAGCTACATctttcattatatatatagtagagcAGCACCCCGAGTTAAACCTATTCCGGTCTCACTCGTGACTACATGTATGTATCATGCAGGAGTTTATTGTGCATATTTTAGTTTCCATATTTAAAGCAAACAGGCAGAATTTGCAGCGGCCATTTCATAGATATAAGTAGTATATATGAGACAGTTGGGGAGAGTGCCTGTTGCCCTGCTGCTACACGCATGATTACGCAGGAACAATGAGCGGGTATCATGTGACTGCGCAGGAACAATGGGGGTGGTATCATATAACGGCCTGCGAGGTCGGAAATTCCCATGACGTCATAGCCCAACCCTAACATAGGACAATGAGTCATAGGGTCAAGGTCACCCGGTCAATGCCCTAGAACAATGGAGGTCACCCAACCCAACATTCCAGACTGCAATTAGGTGAGTCAATCGGAAATTCCCCTCGACGTCAGCCACCGTTACCAACCAGTTTCTCTATTTTAGTATTAGACAATAGAGGATcttttataacggtattctcaccATAGTTTTATTATTCATAATCAATATTCTATTGTTCTAACATAAAAGATTTCTTATCTGAATAACTGTAAACCACTCCCAGTTCAACTTtatattaaaactatatttaacGTGAAGAAATTTACTCAATTAGCAAATCATCAATTATATCATAATACTAGCGGATCAAATAGCAAGTGGTAACTTAACGGTTGTAATATTTAAACCCTTTCACAACTGACTATTCAATCGGTTTCAATGACACTGTGTGCGGTAAGGCGGAATATGATCTCTTCTTAAATAACTGGTGAAAAAAACTCAACAAActttgtaattttgatattactttatttttattttgttttacacttaaaattcagtttttaatTGCTGTTAATTTGTCTTTTACTTCTTTCAGCTGATTTGCTATTTTTCAATATAACCACGCACCTACTGTCCGATTTAAATACCTGTTATTTTATGACACGCGTCTTTATCATGACACGGTATCAAGAGATCAAAAATATGATAACATACCTATTGAGTTAGGTCAACGaactttgtattttttctttcattctacattaaaattaacgaaaaaatactgttttcatattatagtcaattttatttattttcttgagaCACAGCAAAAAATCACCTCCTCCTCATTCGATAATAGTAATCGCTAgataaaacaaagtcatgtttacagtttaattgttttttgtttttgtctttttctttttcaaccaCTTTAATAACGTTTTCCGATAATACACATTCGGGGTTGACTTCTTAACCTTGCCAGTTCGCATGGATTGGTTTTcattgttgtgagggaagtctgtgtagttgtgagggaagtctgtataTTTGTGAGTGAAGTCTGTATAGTTTTGAAGTAAACGTGAGGGAGGTCTGCATAGTTGTGAGGGAGGCGTGAGGGAAGTCTGTATAGTTATGAGGGAGGTCTGCatagttgtgagggaagtctTTGTAGTTGTGAGGTAGGCATGAGGGAAGTTTTTATTattgtgagggaagtctgtatagatgtgagggaagtctgtataGTTTTGAGGGAGGCGTGAGGGAGGTTTTTATTGCTGTGAGGGAAGTCTGTAAAGatgtgagggaagtctgtataGATGTGAGGGATGTCTGTATAGTTGTGAGGGTGGCGTGAGGGAGGTTTTtattgttgtgagggaagtctgcaTAGATATGAGGGAAGTCTGCATAGATACGAGGGAAGTCTGTATAGTTTTGAGGTAAGTCTATATAGTTCTGAGGTAAATGTGAGGAAGGTCTGCATAGTTTTGAGGGAGACGTGAGGGAAGTCTATATAGATGTGAGGGAAGTATTTatagttgtgagggaagtctgtgTAGTTGTGAGGTAGCCTAAGGCATGAgagagatttttattgttgtgagggaagtctgtatGGATGTGATGGAGGTCTGCATAGTTGTGAGGGAAGCCTATATAGTTGTGAGAGAGATATGCATAGTTCTGAGGGAAGTCTGTGTAATTGTGAGGTAGGCATGAGGGAGGTTTTtattgttgtgagggaagtctgtataGCTTTGAGGTATGCGTGAGGGAGGTCTGCATTGTTGTGAGGAAAGTTATGAGGGAAGTCTGTATAGTTGTGAGGGAGGCGTGAAGAGGCTTAAATAGTTGTGAGGGTGGTTTGCatagttgtgagggaagtctgcaTAGATGTGAGGAAAGTCTGTTTAGTTAAGGGAGGTTTTtattgttgtgagggaagtctgtataGATGTGAAGGAGGTCTGCATAGTTATGAGGGAGGCGTGAGGGAAGCCTATATAGTTGTGAGGGAGATCTGTTTGTTTGAGAGGGATGTCTGTGTAGTTGTGAGGTAGGCACGAGGGAGGTTTTtattgttgtgagggaagtctgtataGATGTAAGGGAAGTCTGTTTAGCTGTGAGGTATGCGTAAGTGAGGTCTGCATTGTTGTGAGGAAAGTTATAAGGGAAGTCTGTTTAGTTGTGAGGTAGGCGATAAGAAGCTTATatagttgtgagggaagtctgtgTAGTTGTGACTTGTGAGGTAGGTCTGCATTGTTGTAAGGGAGGCATATATTATTGTGAGGAAATGTCACTTTTCCAAAAAGCGATTCATTTCTACGACCTTAAGTTTTGTAGCAGATATACCCTTGTAATGTATTTACAAAGTTTCGCAGAGAGCGCCAAAATCGCATTTGGGTGTACCAAGAGCGCTCTCCTTAttactcattttacctcctcatttactcattttacctcctcATTACTTATGTCACCTCCTCATTTACCAATCTTAACTCCTAATTACGCATTTCCCTCCTCATGTACTCATTTACTTAGAGAAACAGTagcatcatcatcagcagcagcagtagatTCAGAAGCAGTAGCATGAATCAGaaatggaggacgaatgatgtcagacacaatgtcgtcaAGGAGAGCATATGCCTCGCCCGGAAACCGAACTCATAACCTCGCTATATCATTTATCATTACATCTTACGTACATCCTCAAGGAAACCATGTGCAGGGCTTTAAACCTAtattgacctattttcttgtATTGATAAGTTATctaatattttgtcaatattgTGTAGCggaataataatttacaatacgatcaatttgaaaatatatctgcTTGTCAATGACATTATGTATATGTTTAACATTATATTGATCTTTCGTAAAGGGGTATAATTTACAATAGTcaaatattgatttgaaataaattacCAACAGGAATTCGATATAATTATGGAGGTGCTCAAAAATAAGAATTGGAAAAGAGCCAGATatacactgaaaatatttttgcgtTGTAATCTTTGCTGCAAGAGGTGATATTTTTCTCTTCctctattat
Protein-coding sequences here:
- the LOC123549672 gene encoding uncharacterized protein LOC123549672 encodes the protein MSAIINRYSHVFSTWEVYPRVHFFQRRFVDLHRRFRTLTGAFPSTYNDPNVLSDIEKLNNALKKSLTVTVFGKDDIRSSEFADSGYEIDDKPECGINVLICHARLNDTDENSLQDVEDMFNQATKYLEGKQSLDFVVCYCDTCPDSSENNVIEALLQVSTRVNEAHGYKGIAPENIIIGKNAFTLQNKISELLESRIVDGLVKISSYLQRFVRVDRHYDQENLDILKTKACVKAVQDFLGNGHSLYDMRRKAATEEVFLDQVICKLSSIIRCAVVPEMATKHNLQLWMCNKLLQEVNFEKSLRENVSKNTRYHLSKLAKYYFEVYKTPSTPSTSMSDTQTKSHSFDYLVYYLQNDLAGEVTNAEKKLSAMHYLTNIMRKMMYEIKGYMRQTVVQLQSQDEPDFSAPDIADQLRENVLTLEGVYAIGTLYGQLEIHLDKSNAEDSSNVREEITTIMNECQFQHPYVIKEVSMKPKRMANNFYEQGDTLRCPFPDNYDNIREGTLGCFVKGRDNKHYGLTSAHVVNPKPKTKLNVMVQKRGQTYKRFGKSQDNLCVLPSEGSLHHIDIAAVMVYSDVTMHCNFSLKDDIGQIKPAHVVNKSRKELSESFVFKSGAKTGITKE